CGCGGGCTTGTGGAGGGCAACCCGCCGCTTACGCCGTTGCTGAAATTCACGCCGAGGGGTGAGGGCAGAGCGCTACCGCTGGTATTTAGATGCGGCCCAGGCCTCGTGCTGGCGGACCCAGCCCGCCTGCCCAGAATCTTGACGTCCCGCTGCCCCGTCATAGCCAGGGTTCTGAGGGAGGCCGGGCTGTACATGAGGGGGCGTCCGCTGGCTGTGGAGAGGCCTCTCGAGGTCTTCTGCCGGGTGGTGGAGGCCCTGGCTGGACGCCTAAAAATCCCCGCCGACCCGTGGGAAGCCGCCTCTCTATACGCAGTGGAGAGCGGCGCCAGGCGGAGGCACCACCACCTAGCGGCTTGGCTCTACCTATGCCAGAGGAAGTCCCTGGCGGAGGCAGACTACCTACTAGAGAGGATAAGAGACGTGGAGCCAGAAGCCAGGCTAAAAATTGTAAAGACGTGGGTCAAGACGAACTCCACCAGCCCTCTACAGATATGAAAACCTCAGCAGACAGACATACTGCCCCAGCTTTTGTCTATCAAATTTTTGACTTCCAGACGCTGGGCCCGTCTTTATCTAGTTTTCACCTCCACCGCTTTACCTATGTGTAGAGTGGAGGTTAGGCCGGCGTCTGTCGGGGAGGTGCTCTCGGCGAGGGCTGTGGAGGTTGTGAGGGGCGAGCTGCCGGGGGCATCCTCTCCCCTCGTGGTGGAGGTTGGGGGCGCGAAGCTCGGCCTAGACTCTGTTCTTCTGGTGGTGGAGGCGGGGGGCTTCCGGAGGGCTAGATTCAACCCGGGGGATGGGCTGAGAGCCGCCGCGGTCGTGGAGACTGACTGCTTCGACGCCGTGGTGGCGGAGCTGGTCAAAGCTGTGAAGAGGGCCGGCCTTCTGGATCACTACCGGGTGGATGTCTTGGCGTTGGAGAGGTTGGGGGTGAGGCTGGCGGCTCGGCTTGACCCTGAGAGGGCTGAGGAGGCGGCGCGGCGTCTTGTCTACGGAGAAGCCGGCCATCTGTATACAGCTAGAGCGCCTCGGCTTGGGAGGGCGGCGGCTGTGGTTGTGGACGGCGGCGTGTTGGAGAGAGTGGCCTCGGCTCTCCGAGAGGCCGGCCTCCTCCACCCTAGAGAGGTGGCCTCCATCGCCGTTGCTCTAGACAGCCTACCCTCGGCGAGGCTTGAGAGGCTTGCCTCCGCCCCCGGCGTAGTTGTCGAGGTTTTGAAAAAATTCGGCGTCGGGGAGCTCTACACCCTAGCTGAAAAAGCCGCGGAGGTTAGGAGATGTCTGTAGGCCGCCGGGCGGGGAGAGCCGTGGATGCGCGTAGCCGCGGCGGCCGGAGAGCCGCCTCCGGCGGGCGGAGGAGCCTCGAATACGGCGGCCGTCCGCGTGGGGAGAGATCCGTAGACTGCCGCGGGTTGGGGGGAGTCTCGACGTGTTCACAGCTGTCGGCGGTTGGGAGATGTCTGTAGACTGCCGCCCTTCTCAGAGGGCTAGGGCGCTTCTGGGTGGGCTGGCGGAGGAGATGGCGGCTGCGTGGTGTATATGCGCGGAGGTGTTGAAGAGAGGCGGCGGGGTCTCCGGGGTGTTGGCTGTTTTCTGTCTCTCTGCCTTCGCCGCTGTGCTTAAGCCCCGGGGTGTGGTGAGGGCGGAGTTCGAGAACTACCTGGGCTACGTGTTGAGGAGGGAGTTGGATAGGGAGGTCTTGGGGAGGGCGCGGAGGAGGATAATTCCGAAGAGCGGTGTTGTTAGCTACGACGTTCTTCTAAACTACGCCGCCTTAGCCTACTACGAGGCCAGAGAGGCGCTGAGAGAGGCGGGGGACGCGCCGCCGCCCTTCAAGAAGTTTATACAGAGGGTTTATCCAAAGATGGGCGGGGAGAGCTATGCGGAAAATTAAAACCGCCGCCGTCTACTCCCTCGACGGCGGCGTCGGCAAGACCACCCTAGCCACCGTGATGTCAATAGCCAAAGGCTTCACCCTCGTCATAGACGCAGACTGGGAGAAGGCCGAGTTGAGCCAGCTCTTCAGAGTCCCCAGGAGACCCGGCTGGGTCGCGCCCTTTCTAAGGGGACAGCCGTATCTGCACCAGGTAAACCCCACCCTATACGTGCTCCCCGGCTACGACGCCGTTGAGCTGTACCAGAAGGACCAGTCGGTGGTGAGGGAGCTGGAGCTGGCGCTTCTTGAGTGGATTGAGTACCTCCCCGAATTCGTCGACAGACAGAAGTTACCAGTCGACACCGTCGTCATCGACACCACCCCGGCTCTCAGAGTAGAGCTTCTGCAAGCCATGCAGAAGCTTGGGTTGTACACAGTGTTTGTGGGGGACGGCCGTATGCTCAGCAAAGTGTCTGATGTCAAGGCCGAGCAGTACAACAAGTACACCGGCTTCGCGTCGGCTGTTGTCATCAACCAGATAGACAGGACGGAGGTGTTGCAGGCGAGGCGCATAACCCCATACGTGTTGAGACACGTGGGCCACATACGTCAGTACCACGCGGACAGCGTAGCCGCCGCCATTCTGCGGGATAGAGAAAACCGCCGTTCGGTGGAGGAGTTGTTAACTAAAATCAAAAGCTAAGACAAGGTTTTTCCCCCTCCTCTCCACGCTATACATGCTGAACCTTGGTGTCTTAAGGGGACAGCCCCAGGATCAACAAGAGAAGGCTCAATCTCCGCAAACTCCCTCCGAGGACTGGGTGGACCTGCTGGTCAGAGCAATTGCCTCTATGCCTGAGGATTTGGCAGTGAAGATAGTGAGCTGCATCCCACAGGACTACGCCGTCAAGATCCTCTCCTCGGTGAGCGACCCATACGTCAAATTCGCTCTGATTCTACTCACAAAGAAGTGACATGCGCCGCCGCGGCGGGCGCGCCGGAGACAGGCCGGACTGCCGCATTTTGAACACGGCGCTGAGGCGCGGGCTGACTGCGTCGACGGCTCAGTGGATCTGCCGGCAAGCGGAGGCGCTGGGAATCTCTGAGAGGGAGATGCTCAAGGCAGTCCTCAAAGCCGCCACACACGGCGTCTGGCTTGGGGAGGAGGAGTGGCGTCTGCTGGCATCAACCGCGAGGGGGAGGCTCGCCAAATACGCCGAATACGTCGCTAGAAAAGTCAAACAGGGCTATACAGTAGCCGAGGCGGTAGCCGAGATAGAAAACACCCCACGGCGCGGAGATCTAACCCGCCTATTAGACGTTGTTAAAACCCTAGCCTTAAACATCGCCCAGAAAATACGCCCATAACGCCCCAGCTATAGTGAAATACCAAAATATAGTCATTTGCAATAATTCACGTTATATAATCCCTATATCTAAAGAATCTTGGGGGATGAAGGGCGTCAGCAACCCCAAGCCAGCTCATCTATCGCCGGGCGCACCCCGACCCCCACATCACTATATACTACACCGCCTTGATTTATATAGCTGAGCCTGAGGTTATACTATTATAATACTACGTAGAGAGATCTCTCAGACAGGTGAAAAGGTTTT
The sequence above is drawn from the Pyrobaculum ferrireducens genome and encodes:
- a CDS encoding ParA family protein, whose translation is MRKIKTAAVYSLDGGVGKTTLATVMSIAKGFTLVIDADWEKAELSQLFRVPRRPGWVAPFLRGQPYLHQVNPTLYVLPGYDAVELYQKDQSVVRELELALLEWIEYLPEFVDRQKLPVDTVVIDTTPALRVELLQAMQKLGLYTVFVGDGRMLSKVSDVKAEQYNKYTGFASAVVINQIDRTEVLQARRITPYVLRHVGHIRQYHADSVAAAILRDRENRRSVEELLTKIKS